A genomic stretch from Corvus cornix cornix isolate S_Up_H32 chromosome 9, ASM73873v5, whole genome shotgun sequence includes:
- the LOC104693457 gene encoding U2 snRNP-associated SURP motif-containing protein isoform X5, whose protein sequence is MESKLKAFSIGKMSAAKRTLSKKEQEELKKKEDEKAAAEIYEEFLAAFEGGDGNKVKTFVRGGIVNASKEEHETDEKRGKIYKPSSRFSDQKNQPSQPSNEKPPSLLMIETKKPPLKKGEKEKKKSNLELFKEELKQIQEERDERHKTKGRLSRFEPPQSDSDGQRRSMDAPSRRNRSSGVLDDYAPGSHDVGDPSTTNLYLGNINPQMNEEMLCQEFGRFGPLASVKIMWPRTDEERARERNCGFVAFMNRRDAERALKNLNGKMIMSFEMKLGWGKAVPIPPHPIYIPPSMMEHTLPPPPSGLPFNAQPRERLKNPNAPMLPPPKNKEDFEKTLSQAIVKVVIPTERNLLALIHRMIEFVVREGPMFEAMIMNREINNPMFRFLFENQTPAHVYYRWKLYSILQGDAPTKWRTEDFRMFKNGSFWRPPPLNPYLHGMSEEQETEAFVEEPNKKGALKEEQRDKLEEILRGLTPRKNDIGDAMVFCLNNAEAAEEIVDCITESLSILKTPLPKKIARLYLVSDVLYNSSAKVANASYYRKFFETKLCQIFSDLNATYRTIQGHLQSENFKQRVMTCFRAWEDWAIYPEPFLIKLQNIFLGLVNIMEDKETEEVPDDLDGAPIEEELDGAPLEDVDGIPIDAAPIDDLDGVPIKSLDDDLDGVPLDTTEDSKKNEPIFKVAPSKWEAVDESELEAQAVTTSKWELFDQHEESEEEEIQNQEEESEDEEDTQSSKSEEQHMYSNPIKEEMPESKSSVKYSEMSEEKRAKLREIELKVMKFQDELESGKRPKKPGQSFQEQVEHYRDKLLQREKEKEMERERDRDKKDKEKCETRSKDKKEKEECTPTRKERKRRHSATPSPSRSSGSRRAKSPSPKSERSERSERSHKESSRSRSSHKDSPRDVSKKGKRSPSGSRTPKRSRRSRSRSPKKSGKKSRSQSRSPHRSHKKSKKSKH, encoded by the exons ATGGAAAGTAAACTTAAAGCATTCAGTATTGGCAAAATGAGTGCTGCCAAACGGACTCTGAGCAAGAAGGAgcaagaagaattaaaaaagaag GAGGATGAGAAGGCTGCTGCAGAAATCTATGAAGAATTCCTTGCTGCCTTTGAAGGAGGTGATGGTAATAAAGTGAAAACATTTGTAAGAGGAGGAATCGTTAATGCATCTAAAG AGGAGcatgaaacagatgaaaaacGGGGTAAAATCTATAAACCTTCGTCCCGATTCTCAGATCAAAAAAATCAACCAAGTCAGCCATCTAATGAGAAACCTCCATCCCTCCTAATGATAGAAACCAAAAAGCCT CCTttgaagaaaggagagaaggaaaagaaaaagagtaatttggaactttttaaagaagaattaaaGCA AATCCAAGAGGAGCGTGATGAAAGGCACAAAACAAAAGGTAGATTGAGTCGTTTTGAACCACCCCAGTCTGATTCAGATGGGCAGCGTCGTTCAA TGGATGCTCCTTCAAGAAGAAACAGATCATCTGGTG tACTGGATGATTATGCACCAGGATCACATGATGTTGGAGATCCAAGCACAACAAATCTGTATCTGGGAAACATCAATCCTCAG ATGAATGAAGAGATGTTATGTCAAGAATTTGGCCGCTTTGGACCATTAGCAAGTGTTAAAATTATGTGGCCAAGAACCGATgaagaaagagcaagagaaaggaATTGTGGCTTTGTTGCCTTTATGAACAGGAGAGATGCTGAAAGAGCATTGAAGAATTTAAATG GCAAGATGATTATGTCGTTTGAAATGAAGCTGGGTTGGGGCAAAGCTGTACCTATACCACCACATCCAATCTACATTCCGCCTTCCATGATGGAGCATACCCTGCCACCTCCTCCATCAGGACTGCCTTTCAATGCCCAGCCTAGGGAGAGGTTGAAGAATCCTAATGCTCCAATGTtaccaccaccaaaaaacaaggaagattTTGAGAAG ACTCTGTCGCAAGCCATAGTCAAAGTGGTTATCCCAACAGAAAG GAATTTGCTCGCTTTGATACATCGAATGATAGAGTTTGTGGTTCGGGAAGGGCCCATGTTCGAAGCCATGATCATGAACCGAGAAATCAACAACCCAATGTTCAG gtttttatttgaaaaccagACTCCAGCCCATGTGTATTATAGATGGAAGCTTTATTCAATTCTTCAG GGGGATGCTCCAACCAAGTGGAGGACAGAAGATTTCCGTATGTTCAAAAATGGATCCTTTTGGAGGCCACCACCATTGAATCCATACTTGCATGGGATGTCAGAAGAGCAAGAAACGGAGGCATTTGTGGAGGAACCGAACAAGAAGGGTGCACTTAAGGAAGA ACAGAGGGACAAACTAGAGGAAATTCTGCGTGGATTAACACCTCGGAAGAACGATATTGGTGACGCAATGGTTTTCTGTCTAAATAATGCGGAAGCTGCTGAAGAAATTGTGGACTGCATTACAGAGTCATTGTCCATTCTCaagactcctcttcctaagAAG ATTGCAAGATTGTATCTAGTGTCAGATGTGTTATACAACTCTTCAGCTAAAGTTGCCAATGCTTCCTACTATAGAAAATT ttttgaaacaaaattatgtcAGATATTCTCTGATCTCAATGCTACTTACCGTACAATACAAGGCCATTTACAGTCTGAAAATTTCAAG CAACGAGTGATGACATGCTTCCGAGCATGGGAAGACTGGGCAATCTATCCAGAACCATTTCTGATCAaactacagaatattttcttgggACTTGTAAATATCATGGAAGATAAAGAAACGGAG GAAGTACCGGATGATCTTGATGGTGCTCCCATTGAGGAAGAGCTCGATGGTGCTCCACTAGAAGATGTGGATGGAATTCCTATTGATGCTGCTCctattgatgatctggatggAGTCCCAATTAAATCACTGGATGATGATCTTGATGGAGTTCCTT TGGATACAACTGAAGATTCAAAAAAGAATGAGCCTATATTTAAAGTTGCCCCTTCGAAGTGGGAAGCAGTGGATGAATCGGAACTGGAAGCCCAAG CTGTTACTACTTCTAAGTGGGAGCTTTTTGACCAACATGAAGAAtctgaggaggaagaaattcAAAA tcaagaagaagaaagtgaagatGAAGAAGACACTCAGAGTTCTAAGTCAGAAGAACAACACATGTATTCCAATCCTATTAAAGAGGAAATGCCCGAATCCAAGTCATCAGTCAAATATTCAGAAATGAGTGAAGAAAAGCGTGCCAAACTCCGAGAGATAGAG CTTAAGGTGATGAAGTTTCAGGATGAGTTAGAGTCTGGGAAAAGACCCAAGAAACCAGGCCAGAGTTTTCAGGAACAGGTTGAACACTATAGAGACAAGCTGCTCCAGAGG gaaaaagaaaaagagatggaaagagaacgggacagagacaaaaaggacaaggaaaagtGTGAGACCAGGTCCAAAgataagaaggaaaaggaggaatgtACACCAACACGAAAAGAGAG GAAGAGGCGGCACAGCGCCACGCCCAGCCCGTCCCGCAGCAGTGGCAGCCGCCGAGCCAAGTCTCCCTCGCCCAAATCGGAACGCTCTGAGCGCTCCGAGCGCTCTCACAAGGAGAGCTCCCGCTCCCGCTCTTCACACAAAGATTCTCCCAGAGATGTCagtaaaaaaggcaaaag gtcgCCATCTGGCTCCAGGACACCCAAAAGATCAAGAAGATCACGATCTAGATCCCCTAAAAAGTCAGGGAAAAAATCCAGGTCTCAGTCCCGTTCTCCTCACAGATCTCACAAGAagtcaaagaaaagcaaacactga
- the LOC104693457 gene encoding U2 snRNP-associated SURP motif-containing protein isoform X3, producing the protein MADKAPGGSQKPAGKVRGPDAVHTTGSADSHPLMESKLKAFSIGKMSAAKRTLSKKEQEELKKKEDEKAAAEIYEEFLAAFEGGDGNKVKTFVRGGIVNASKEEHETDEKRGKIYKPSSRFSDQKNQPSQPSNEKPPSLLMIETKKPPLKKGEKEKKKSNLELFKEELKQIQEERDERHKTKGRLSRFEPPQSDSDGQRRSMDAPSRRNRSSGVLDDYAPGSHDVGDPSTTNLYLGNINPQMNEEMLCQEFGRFGPLASVKIMWPRTDEERARERNCGFVAFMNRRDAERALKNLNGKMIMSFEMKLGWGKAVPIPPHPIYIPPSMMEHTLPPPPSGLPFNAQPRERLKNPNAPMLPPPKNKEDFEKTLSQAIVKVVIPTERNLLALIHRMIEFVVREGPMFEAMIMNREINNPMFRFLFENQTPAHVYYRWKLYSILQGDAPTKWRTEDFRMFKNGSFWRPPPLNPYLHGMSEEQETEAFVEEPNKKGALKEEQRDKLEEILRGLTPRKNDIGDAMVFCLNNAEAAEEIVDCITESLSILKTPLPKKIARLYLVSDVLYNSSAKVANASYYRKFFETKLCQIFSDLNATYRTIQGHLQSENFKQRVMTCFRAWEDWAIYPEPFLIKLQNIFLGLVNIMEDKETEEVPDDLDGAPIEEELDGAPLEDVDGIPIDAAPIDDLDGVPIKSLDDDLDGVPLDTTEDSKKNEPIFKVAPSKWEAVDESELEAQAVTTSKWELFDQHEESEEEEIQNQEEESEDEEDTQSSKSEEQHMYSNPIKEEMPESKSSVKYSEMSEEKRAKLREIELKVMKFQDELESGKRPKKPGQSFQEQVEHYRDKLLQREKEKEMERERDRDKKDKEKCETRSKDKKEKEECTPTRKERKRRHSATPSPSRSSGSRRAKSPSPKSERSERSERSHKESSRSRSSHKDSPRDVSKKGKRSPSGSRTPKRSRRSRSRSPKKSGKKSRSQSRSPHRSHKKSKKSKH; encoded by the exons GTCAGAGGGCCAGATGCAGTACATACCACTGGATCTGCTGATTCACAT CCTCTAATGGAAAGTAAACTTAAAGCATTCAGTATTGGCAAAATGAGTGCTGCCAAACGGACTCTGAGCAAGAAGGAgcaagaagaattaaaaaagaag GAGGATGAGAAGGCTGCTGCAGAAATCTATGAAGAATTCCTTGCTGCCTTTGAAGGAGGTGATGGTAATAAAGTGAAAACATTTGTAAGAGGAGGAATCGTTAATGCATCTAAAG AGGAGcatgaaacagatgaaaaacGGGGTAAAATCTATAAACCTTCGTCCCGATTCTCAGATCAAAAAAATCAACCAAGTCAGCCATCTAATGAGAAACCTCCATCCCTCCTAATGATAGAAACCAAAAAGCCT CCTttgaagaaaggagagaaggaaaagaaaaagagtaatttggaactttttaaagaagaattaaaGCA AATCCAAGAGGAGCGTGATGAAAGGCACAAAACAAAAGGTAGATTGAGTCGTTTTGAACCACCCCAGTCTGATTCAGATGGGCAGCGTCGTTCAA TGGATGCTCCTTCAAGAAGAAACAGATCATCTGGTG tACTGGATGATTATGCACCAGGATCACATGATGTTGGAGATCCAAGCACAACAAATCTGTATCTGGGAAACATCAATCCTCAG ATGAATGAAGAGATGTTATGTCAAGAATTTGGCCGCTTTGGACCATTAGCAAGTGTTAAAATTATGTGGCCAAGAACCGATgaagaaagagcaagagaaaggaATTGTGGCTTTGTTGCCTTTATGAACAGGAGAGATGCTGAAAGAGCATTGAAGAATTTAAATG GCAAGATGATTATGTCGTTTGAAATGAAGCTGGGTTGGGGCAAAGCTGTACCTATACCACCACATCCAATCTACATTCCGCCTTCCATGATGGAGCATACCCTGCCACCTCCTCCATCAGGACTGCCTTTCAATGCCCAGCCTAGGGAGAGGTTGAAGAATCCTAATGCTCCAATGTtaccaccaccaaaaaacaaggaagattTTGAGAAG ACTCTGTCGCAAGCCATAGTCAAAGTGGTTATCCCAACAGAAAG GAATTTGCTCGCTTTGATACATCGAATGATAGAGTTTGTGGTTCGGGAAGGGCCCATGTTCGAAGCCATGATCATGAACCGAGAAATCAACAACCCAATGTTCAG gtttttatttgaaaaccagACTCCAGCCCATGTGTATTATAGATGGAAGCTTTATTCAATTCTTCAG GGGGATGCTCCAACCAAGTGGAGGACAGAAGATTTCCGTATGTTCAAAAATGGATCCTTTTGGAGGCCACCACCATTGAATCCATACTTGCATGGGATGTCAGAAGAGCAAGAAACGGAGGCATTTGTGGAGGAACCGAACAAGAAGGGTGCACTTAAGGAAGA ACAGAGGGACAAACTAGAGGAAATTCTGCGTGGATTAACACCTCGGAAGAACGATATTGGTGACGCAATGGTTTTCTGTCTAAATAATGCGGAAGCTGCTGAAGAAATTGTGGACTGCATTACAGAGTCATTGTCCATTCTCaagactcctcttcctaagAAG ATTGCAAGATTGTATCTAGTGTCAGATGTGTTATACAACTCTTCAGCTAAAGTTGCCAATGCTTCCTACTATAGAAAATT ttttgaaacaaaattatgtcAGATATTCTCTGATCTCAATGCTACTTACCGTACAATACAAGGCCATTTACAGTCTGAAAATTTCAAG CAACGAGTGATGACATGCTTCCGAGCATGGGAAGACTGGGCAATCTATCCAGAACCATTTCTGATCAaactacagaatattttcttgggACTTGTAAATATCATGGAAGATAAAGAAACGGAG GAAGTACCGGATGATCTTGATGGTGCTCCCATTGAGGAAGAGCTCGATGGTGCTCCACTAGAAGATGTGGATGGAATTCCTATTGATGCTGCTCctattgatgatctggatggAGTCCCAATTAAATCACTGGATGATGATCTTGATGGAGTTCCTT TGGATACAACTGAAGATTCAAAAAAGAATGAGCCTATATTTAAAGTTGCCCCTTCGAAGTGGGAAGCAGTGGATGAATCGGAACTGGAAGCCCAAG CTGTTACTACTTCTAAGTGGGAGCTTTTTGACCAACATGAAGAAtctgaggaggaagaaattcAAAA tcaagaagaagaaagtgaagatGAAGAAGACACTCAGAGTTCTAAGTCAGAAGAACAACACATGTATTCCAATCCTATTAAAGAGGAAATGCCCGAATCCAAGTCATCAGTCAAATATTCAGAAATGAGTGAAGAAAAGCGTGCCAAACTCCGAGAGATAGAG CTTAAGGTGATGAAGTTTCAGGATGAGTTAGAGTCTGGGAAAAGACCCAAGAAACCAGGCCAGAGTTTTCAGGAACAGGTTGAACACTATAGAGACAAGCTGCTCCAGAGG gaaaaagaaaaagagatggaaagagaacgggacagagacaaaaaggacaaggaaaagtGTGAGACCAGGTCCAAAgataagaaggaaaaggaggaatgtACACCAACACGAAAAGAGAG GAAGAGGCGGCACAGCGCCACGCCCAGCCCGTCCCGCAGCAGTGGCAGCCGCCGAGCCAAGTCTCCCTCGCCCAAATCGGAACGCTCTGAGCGCTCCGAGCGCTCTCACAAGGAGAGCTCCCGCTCCCGCTCTTCACACAAAGATTCTCCCAGAGATGTCagtaaaaaaggcaaaag gtcgCCATCTGGCTCCAGGACACCCAAAAGATCAAGAAGATCACGATCTAGATCCCCTAAAAAGTCAGGGAAAAAATCCAGGTCTCAGTCCCGTTCTCCTCACAGATCTCACAAGAagtcaaagaaaagcaaacactga
- the LOC104693457 gene encoding U2 snRNP-associated SURP motif-containing protein isoform X2 produces MADKAPGGSQKPAGKVRGPDAVHTTGSADSHNMLKEKPLMESKLKAFSIGKMSAAKRTLSKKEQEELKKKEDEKAAAEIYEEFLAAFEGGDGNKVKTFVRGGIVNASKEEHETDEKRGKIYKPSSRFSDQKNQPSQPSNEKPPSLLMIETKKPPLKKGEKEKKKSNLELFKEELKQIQEERDERHKTKGRLSRFEPPQSDSDGQRRSMDAPSRRNRSSVLDDYAPGSHDVGDPSTTNLYLGNINPQMNEEMLCQEFGRFGPLASVKIMWPRTDEERARERNCGFVAFMNRRDAERALKNLNGKMIMSFEMKLGWGKAVPIPPHPIYIPPSMMEHTLPPPPSGLPFNAQPRERLKNPNAPMLPPPKNKEDFEKTLSQAIVKVVIPTERNLLALIHRMIEFVVREGPMFEAMIMNREINNPMFRFLFENQTPAHVYYRWKLYSILQGDAPTKWRTEDFRMFKNGSFWRPPPLNPYLHGMSEEQETEAFVEEPNKKGALKEEQRDKLEEILRGLTPRKNDIGDAMVFCLNNAEAAEEIVDCITESLSILKTPLPKKIARLYLVSDVLYNSSAKVANASYYRKFFETKLCQIFSDLNATYRTIQGHLQSENFKQRVMTCFRAWEDWAIYPEPFLIKLQNIFLGLVNIMEDKETEEVPDDLDGAPIEEELDGAPLEDVDGIPIDAAPIDDLDGVPIKSLDDDLDGVPLDTTEDSKKNEPIFKVAPSKWEAVDESELEAQAVTTSKWELFDQHEESEEEEIQNQEEESEDEEDTQSSKSEEQHMYSNPIKEEMPESKSSVKYSEMSEEKRAKLREIELKVMKFQDELESGKRPKKPGQSFQEQVEHYRDKLLQREKEKEMERERDRDKKDKEKCETRSKDKKEKEECTPTRKERKRRHSATPSPSRSSGSRRAKSPSPKSERSERSERSHKESSRSRSSHKDSPRDVSKKGKRSPSGSRTPKRSRRSRSRSPKKSGKKSRSQSRSPHRSHKKSKKSKH; encoded by the exons GTCAGAGGGCCAGATGCAGTACATACCACTGGATCTGCTGATTCACAT aATATGTTAAAGGAAAAG CCTCTAATGGAAAGTAAACTTAAAGCATTCAGTATTGGCAAAATGAGTGCTGCCAAACGGACTCTGAGCAAGAAGGAgcaagaagaattaaaaaagaag GAGGATGAGAAGGCTGCTGCAGAAATCTATGAAGAATTCCTTGCTGCCTTTGAAGGAGGTGATGGTAATAAAGTGAAAACATTTGTAAGAGGAGGAATCGTTAATGCATCTAAAG AGGAGcatgaaacagatgaaaaacGGGGTAAAATCTATAAACCTTCGTCCCGATTCTCAGATCAAAAAAATCAACCAAGTCAGCCATCTAATGAGAAACCTCCATCCCTCCTAATGATAGAAACCAAAAAGCCT CCTttgaagaaaggagagaaggaaaagaaaaagagtaatttggaactttttaaagaagaattaaaGCA AATCCAAGAGGAGCGTGATGAAAGGCACAAAACAAAAGGTAGATTGAGTCGTTTTGAACCACCCCAGTCTGATTCAGATGGGCAGCGTCGTTCAA TGGATGCTCCTTCAAGAAGAAACAGATCATCTG tACTGGATGATTATGCACCAGGATCACATGATGTTGGAGATCCAAGCACAACAAATCTGTATCTGGGAAACATCAATCCTCAG ATGAATGAAGAGATGTTATGTCAAGAATTTGGCCGCTTTGGACCATTAGCAAGTGTTAAAATTATGTGGCCAAGAACCGATgaagaaagagcaagagaaaggaATTGTGGCTTTGTTGCCTTTATGAACAGGAGAGATGCTGAAAGAGCATTGAAGAATTTAAATG GCAAGATGATTATGTCGTTTGAAATGAAGCTGGGTTGGGGCAAAGCTGTACCTATACCACCACATCCAATCTACATTCCGCCTTCCATGATGGAGCATACCCTGCCACCTCCTCCATCAGGACTGCCTTTCAATGCCCAGCCTAGGGAGAGGTTGAAGAATCCTAATGCTCCAATGTtaccaccaccaaaaaacaaggaagattTTGAGAAG ACTCTGTCGCAAGCCATAGTCAAAGTGGTTATCCCAACAGAAAG GAATTTGCTCGCTTTGATACATCGAATGATAGAGTTTGTGGTTCGGGAAGGGCCCATGTTCGAAGCCATGATCATGAACCGAGAAATCAACAACCCAATGTTCAG gtttttatttgaaaaccagACTCCAGCCCATGTGTATTATAGATGGAAGCTTTATTCAATTCTTCAG GGGGATGCTCCAACCAAGTGGAGGACAGAAGATTTCCGTATGTTCAAAAATGGATCCTTTTGGAGGCCACCACCATTGAATCCATACTTGCATGGGATGTCAGAAGAGCAAGAAACGGAGGCATTTGTGGAGGAACCGAACAAGAAGGGTGCACTTAAGGAAGA ACAGAGGGACAAACTAGAGGAAATTCTGCGTGGATTAACACCTCGGAAGAACGATATTGGTGACGCAATGGTTTTCTGTCTAAATAATGCGGAAGCTGCTGAAGAAATTGTGGACTGCATTACAGAGTCATTGTCCATTCTCaagactcctcttcctaagAAG ATTGCAAGATTGTATCTAGTGTCAGATGTGTTATACAACTCTTCAGCTAAAGTTGCCAATGCTTCCTACTATAGAAAATT ttttgaaacaaaattatgtcAGATATTCTCTGATCTCAATGCTACTTACCGTACAATACAAGGCCATTTACAGTCTGAAAATTTCAAG CAACGAGTGATGACATGCTTCCGAGCATGGGAAGACTGGGCAATCTATCCAGAACCATTTCTGATCAaactacagaatattttcttgggACTTGTAAATATCATGGAAGATAAAGAAACGGAG GAAGTACCGGATGATCTTGATGGTGCTCCCATTGAGGAAGAGCTCGATGGTGCTCCACTAGAAGATGTGGATGGAATTCCTATTGATGCTGCTCctattgatgatctggatggAGTCCCAATTAAATCACTGGATGATGATCTTGATGGAGTTCCTT TGGATACAACTGAAGATTCAAAAAAGAATGAGCCTATATTTAAAGTTGCCCCTTCGAAGTGGGAAGCAGTGGATGAATCGGAACTGGAAGCCCAAG CTGTTACTACTTCTAAGTGGGAGCTTTTTGACCAACATGAAGAAtctgaggaggaagaaattcAAAA tcaagaagaagaaagtgaagatGAAGAAGACACTCAGAGTTCTAAGTCAGAAGAACAACACATGTATTCCAATCCTATTAAAGAGGAAATGCCCGAATCCAAGTCATCAGTCAAATATTCAGAAATGAGTGAAGAAAAGCGTGCCAAACTCCGAGAGATAGAG CTTAAGGTGATGAAGTTTCAGGATGAGTTAGAGTCTGGGAAAAGACCCAAGAAACCAGGCCAGAGTTTTCAGGAACAGGTTGAACACTATAGAGACAAGCTGCTCCAGAGG gaaaaagaaaaagagatggaaagagaacgggacagagacaaaaaggacaaggaaaagtGTGAGACCAGGTCCAAAgataagaaggaaaaggaggaatgtACACCAACACGAAAAGAGAG GAAGAGGCGGCACAGCGCCACGCCCAGCCCGTCCCGCAGCAGTGGCAGCCGCCGAGCCAAGTCTCCCTCGCCCAAATCGGAACGCTCTGAGCGCTCCGAGCGCTCTCACAAGGAGAGCTCCCGCTCCCGCTCTTCACACAAAGATTCTCCCAGAGATGTCagtaaaaaaggcaaaag gtcgCCATCTGGCTCCAGGACACCCAAAAGATCAAGAAGATCACGATCTAGATCCCCTAAAAAGTCAGGGAAAAAATCCAGGTCTCAGTCCCGTTCTCCTCACAGATCTCACAAGAagtcaaagaaaagcaaacactga